TAAACACATAGCCCTCGCTGCGAACCGTCTTGATGTAGGCAGGGGCGCGCGCGTCGTCCTGCAACCGGTGGCGCAGCCGACTGACGAGCAAGTCAATCGATCGGTCAAAGAGGTCGGCATCCCGCCCCTGTGTGAGGTTCAGCAGTTGATCGCGATTGAGAACGCGCTGCGGGTGGTCAAGGAACACGCGAAGCAGCCGATACTCACCGCCGCTTAACGTCACGATGGTTCCTTCACCGTCCAGCAGATGCCGCGCCGTGGTATCCAGCCGCCATTTGCCAAATGCAAGCAGCCGGCCTGCTTCGGTGAGGACAAGATTGGGCGGCAACATGCGTGTGCGGCGCAGTACGGCGTTAATTCGCGCCAGTAACTCCCGGGCGACGAAGGGCTTGACCAGGTAATCATCGGCGCCCATTTCCAGGCCGATGATTCGGTCAGTGTCGTCATTGCGCGCGGTGAGCATCAGAATCGGTGTGGCTTTGTGCTTGCCTGCTCGCAGTTCCCGACACAGCACCAGCCCATCGTCGCCGGGCATCATGATATCCAGCACAATCAAGTCGACCGGCGTGGACTCCAGAAAGTGGCGCATCTGGCGACCATCGGCCACCACCGTGGTACGCAGCCCGTTTTTTTGAAGGTAATTGCCGACCAGCTCCCTGATCTCGCGATCATCATCAACGATGAGAATGTGATCTACGTGCTCCACTTGACCCACCTTTAGCCCTTGGCTGTTGTTGTTTGTTAACACGAAGGTGCCGACGAGTATATCCAGGTGCCGGCGCCCATCGCGTCAGCCTTTTTCAGCAGACGTGCCCAGATTGTCACCAGACGCACCTCAACGCGTGGTCGGTTTGTAGTGTTTTGTATCTAAAGGGCAGTGGGATACACAGTGATTCTTTTCAGGCAGTAGGTGACACATACCGGATACCTGCGCGGCGTTAAATGAACCCATCGAGAAGGCGCACGCCTGCTCCCACTGATGACTCATTTGATGCTCG
This region of Pseudomonas sp. MUP55 genomic DNA includes:
- a CDS encoding response regulator, which codes for MEHVDHILIVDDDREIRELVGNYLQKNGLRTTVVADGRQMRHFLESTPVDLIVLDIMMPGDDGLVLCRELRAGKHKATPILMLTARNDDTDRIIGLEMGADDYLVKPFVARELLARINAVLRRTRMLPPNLVLTEAGRLLAFGKWRLDTTARHLLDGEGTIVTLSGGEYRLLRVFLDHPQRVLNRDQLLNLTQGRDADLFDRSIDLLVSRLRHRLQDDARAPAYIKTVRSEGYVFTYAVEVSGEQP